The Chroicocephalus ridibundus chromosome 4, bChrRid1.1, whole genome shotgun sequence genome contains the following window.
CTGTATATTGCACATCGACGCCCAACTGATTAACATGGAGAATGCAAGCACTGTGAAGGAATTCATTCTTCTGGGCTTCTCAGAGAATCAAGGggtgcagaaaatattttttgtggtgtttctgtTCTTCTATATGATTATTTTGGCAGGAAATCTGCTCATTGTTATCACTGTAATTAGGAGTCAACGTCTGAACTCCcccatgtatttcttcctctgctaCCTGTCCTTTGTAGATATCTGTTACTCTTCCGTCACAGCTCCCAAAATGATTGCCGACTTCCttgttgaaaataaaaccatctcCTTTGTGGGTTGCATAGCGCAGCTGTTTGGGGTCCATTTCTTTGGCTGCACAGAGATCTTCGTCCTCACAGTGATGGCCTACGatcgctacgttgccatctgcagaCCTCTCCACTACACTGCTGTCATGACCAGGCGTGTGTGTGGCCGGATGGTCATCGGCTCGTGGGTAGGAGGCTTCCTGCACTCCATCGTGCAGACTCTTCTAACCACTCAGCTCCCCTTCTGTGGCCCTAACAAAATTGACCACTACTTCTGTGATGTCCACCCCCTCCTACAACTGGCCTGTACCAACACCTACACTGTGGGCATCATTGTCGTTGCCAACAGCGGAATGATAACTCTGAGCTGTTTCATCATCCTGGTCGTGTCCTACATTGTCATCCTGGTTTCCTTGAAAAGTCAAACATCTGAAGGGCGGTACAAGGCCCTCTCCACCTGTGGGTCCCACATCACTGTGGTGATTCTGTTCTTCGGGCCATGCACGTTCATCTACATCCGTCCGTCCAGCAATCTGTCGGAGGACAAGAGCGTGGCAGTGATTTACACTGTCATCACCCCCATGCTGAACCCACTCATCTACACGCTAAGAAACGGGGAGGTGAAGAGTGCCATGAGGAAACTGTGGAGTAGGAAAGTGGGAAGTGAAAATGGCAAGGTGTAGAGCTGTGGTAACATTTCCAAAGGATCGGAGAAAATCAAACACATGATCCCTTTTGTGAAAGTTCCCCCAGGATTGCCTTTCGAAGAAGAGCTTGCTGTTAGTTCCTGTTGTAATTAGGAAGACACTGAAGGTTCATCTTTTAATTTGAAAGACTTTGTGAACTCTGTGACAAGCCGGCATTCCCTTTCTGTTCTCTTGTCAACTGGTGCAGGCTCAGACCTGGGGCTCCTGAGCACTAACTGAAACACCAGTGTTTAAATAAATACTATGACAAATACTGAAAATGTCCAGGTGGAGGATTCCATTACTCAGGTATAAGCTTCCAGATGAACTCCATCTGGTCTGTGATCCATTCGGCTGGGAAAGAGAGGACTGTGGTCACCTGCTGCTGGAAACAGAGGGCACTTTCTGCTTGCAGTGAATGCCTTTTTATGAGAACCCCATTGTGGTGTCTTGAATCCATGGGTTTGCAAATAAAAACCTGACATTAGGTGATAGTTGGGTCATTTGCTGATGCAGGTAACAGGAGAGGgaccttctccccttcccctgccagtgCAACAAATCCATTCTGcggtgttcaaagtcaggttggatggggctttgagcaacctgatctagtgaaaagtgtccctgcccagggcaggggggtttggactggatgatcttcaaaggttccttccaacccaaactgttctataaTTCTATCTTCTTCACCTATCACTGATGCCATCCTCCCAACCATCTCCTCTATCTTTCAGCTctcagttttttttattttaatgtttagaCTAATACAGAATCATACATCTAATGAAAGACACTTTGCTGAATGTAAAAAATTAAGGAGTCGCCAAAGAAGGCATTTGGAGGCACAATTTCTTGTGtcaatagaaaaaagaaaaaagaactgttGAGGAACTATTCCGGTATGCAAGACAACTCCTCCCCCAACAGAGCATATTTACACACCCACACAAGGGAAGAAGCATGTTTCCCATGGGAAACAGCTGGTACACTTACTCTcgggagagggaaaagaagaaacatgagGATGAAAGACCAAACCAGTGCAGTGCCAGTCAAAGCTGTCACAGGGTGATAAGCGATAGCAGCTCAGGGTCTCCACCTGAGGAGCTACAATGAGACAAGAGACCCTAATCCCTACCTTGCCAGCAGAAAACCACCAAATCAGCTGAGTGAGGAAGGAAGAGAACTGCTTGATTCCATCCAAAAGTAATTGAAGCACTTCTACTTCTTCACTTAACATTCCCTATAAACACCTGCACCCGTCTTACACCTCAGTGTGACTTAAGTAGGATTCAAGGTTACGAGGTGTTCCCAGCACAAGCTAGGGCTTATAACTTTAGATATATACACGAAATTATATAGATaggtatatatattaaaaatagatacttttttttatgcttttgggGGTGAACAacgggggttttttttgacatctCACTTTCGGGTGCTGCTGGGCAAATATTCGACGATAGTTTCTGGAAGGTGTTACTGAACACAACAGTGGGCTCCTCTACACTTCAGTAAGAATTCTTAGAAGAACTTAATTCCTGAGATAAAGGGTTGCTTCTGTGTTTTGCATTGTCTCAGTAAAACCTGGTAAAACAGTGAGGACTAACCACAAGCCTTTCTAAATTTTTGAAGTAATTTCCTGGTTTACTTCTTGTTTCAGATTTGTGCAGCAGATGTCTAAGAGATAACAGTCTATCGCACAGTTGCGGTATTTCTTTTGTGCTGTCAACGTGCAATGGTAAGAACGAGTTAGTAAGAAATAAGAACATATATGAGAAATATTAGCTTAGGAGAGAAGCAGGATTTATATAAATGTCCTGTGCAAGAGACATCTTTACTTCAAGAACACTTGATTGCAAAGTTAAGGTGAATATAAAGCTTGCAAATGGCCAGGTGTGGTGTTTATTTGAACCAGAAATTCTTCCAGAAGAAATACATGTCTATTTATCTGGACAGCATTACAAAGCCAGCCAGCAAAAGGAGGCAAGCGAACCCTTGTGCGATGTAACGGTCTGGATGACCGCACTCCAACATCGCTCTCCAGAGACTACCCTAACAGCTACCCAAAGTATTTTTAGCTCCTTGTCCACTGATGACTTCTGACAAAACTTGGTATGCCTCTGGGATCTCATTACTCCCGATAGTCTTGTGCTTCTGCTGTGTGatttacttcaaatatttctgCTACAATTTCCCCAGCTTGTGGGACGTAATTGTTCTCGTAGATGCTCTTGGAAGTCGCTTTCCGCAGAATGAGAAATGCAGATGGAAAGTCAGGCTGTTCTTTTCAGCCACTGTAGGTTTTGGAATTGGCGGAGATACGGGCGGCTTTCTCAACAACTTGCAGCTGAGACATTCTGATAAAAGCACCTAAAGCGGTCAGAGGAGGTCATCAAAGGACAAATAGCAAGCGAACTCTCAGAAAATATGAACTGTGTAAGTTTTCTGATGTTATTCGTTTGTTTTGTTCAAGTGTGACTGAAATCctacctttaaaaataagcatttctggTGAGCGACTTTTGTGAGGTCCATTTcaagaattagaaaaataatcacttaCAGATCTTTCAGCCTCTGTTTCAGTTGGTGTcttatttgccttccccccccccccccagttataTGTCATTTCCAGAAAGATCTGTCAAAAGGACATTGTGTCCTCTCAGCGTTACAGAGAGGGCTCAGGAGCTGACGACAGCACTTCCGATGTGCTCAGCCTTACATTTTCTGAGCTGTACGTGTCAGGCAACGGTGGTCATGACACACACACTTTGGTCTTCCCCACGGTGCTTCCCCTCTGCTCAAGGACAGGCacggagatggggatggagacacTAAGGAGACTTTCCTCTGTTGGGGAGTAGCCACTAGGTGAGGCTCAGGAGAAAGAACGGAGTGTCCTGTGATTGTGAAACAGAATTCAGACCCCGAAGGGCTTGCTGATATCACAGACAAGGCTATTACACCTTTGCCACTTCTGTCTTCATGGATAGATTGAACACTAGTGGTACTGGTGTGCTGCATGGGAATGCCACAACGGTGAATTCACGGGTGTTGGTGAGTAAAGCAGGGTCACTGGCGGTGCATTTGCTACCCCACTGTCACTACTGGTGTATTTATGAGGTGTTGCGCACTAAGTCCAGCACCTGGGTGAGGTATACAAAGCCCTGCTAATGCACCATTAATGCAAATTAGCTCCAGATTCGTTCCTTCGTGTAGTGTAAGAAAGGCAGTCCAAGAAAACACTGTCCGGTTCTTTCTGTGACTGAACTTACTCGGGTCTATTACACTCAGAGAGATAATAAGGAATAGTTCCGTGGCATTCCTCTAGAGGACTGAAAAGGAAAGTGCAATCACTGCTTGTGCGAGGACCTTCCTCAGGCCATGATCCAAGTGTTGAGACTTGAATTATAGTCGCACTGGTCACCTCTTATTTCCAATTCAACATTATAGGGTAACAGTGGGGGGACCTGGTAATTAGTCGTCTTTTTTAGAAGAGGCAAAGGCGAGAAGTAGGATTCCTGAGGATATTATTTCTACCACCCTCCTCAAATAAATAACCTGAGCTTGTTATTGTATATATCAATAATCCATTCTGATTTGGACTTTACCTGTTATTCCTTGAGGGAGGCATTGACTTTAAATGGAAACTGTCCCAAAAAGTCAGCAAAGGAAATTTAACTTACCAGCGGTCAGTATGTGTGTGCACTGATAACGTCCCCCGTCTAATGCTATAGCTGGCAtctcttttctgtgcttcaggTCCTGTCTACATGGTGTCTATGGACAACAAAAGAAATGTGACGGAGTTCATCCTTCATGGACTGACACAAGATAAGACAGTAGCAAAAGTGTGCTTCTCATTATTCTTACTCTTCTATGCTGCTATTGTTCTTGGAAACCTGCTTATCATCATTACTATAAAGACAAGCGGACAGCTGAACTctcccatgtacttcttcctggGCTACTTGTCTTTTTTAGACATCAGTTACTCTACTGTCACAGCACCCAAACTCATTTATGACCTCCTTGTTGAGAAGAAGACCATCTCTTTTGTGGGCTGCATAGCTCAACTGTTTGCGGGCCATTTCGTCGGGTGCACTGAGATCTTCCTTCTCACAGTGATGGCCTATGATCGTTGCATTGCCATATGCAAGCCGCTTCGTTACACAAATATTGTGAACAAGCATGTCTGTGGCTGGCTGGTGGCAGCTTCTTGGGTGGGAGGCTTTGTGCACTCCATGGTGCAGACCCTGCTGACCATTCAGCTACCGTTTTGCGGGCCCAATGAGATTGACCACTATTTCTGTGATGTTCACCCTTTACTGAAGCTGGCCTGCACTGACACCTACATCGTTGGCGTCACTGTGGCTGCCAATAGCGGTGCGATTTCCCTGAgctgttttgttgttcttgttgtgTCCTATGCTGTTATCTTGGTTTCTTTGAGGACACGCTCTTCCGAAGGGCGCCTCAAAGCACTCTATACCTGTACCTCCCACATCACTGTTGTAGTTCTGTTCTTTGGGCCATGTATTTTCATCTATATGCGCCCTTCCACCACCTTCGCAGCCGACAAGATGGTCTCCGTGTTCTACACCATCATCACGCCTATGCTCAATCCCTTGATCTACACCCTCCGAAACCGAGAGGtgaaaaatgccatgaaaaaGTTGTGGAGCAGAAAAGTGAAGCAGAGTGCGCAATGAAACAACACGGTGCATGTTTGTAAAATGATGTGAGCTTAAGAAACcatggggagggaaagagaattGTTCAGGAGAGACTTTCCACTAGCGTTGCTCTGTTTTTAGCCCAGCTGTGCAGAATAGGGCTGACACTAAACTCAATGGTTTATATAACTCATCTTCTTTGGACCCTGTCTGTCAAAAGGATGTGAGGTTATTGCCAGCTACCAAACCTGAACATTGGGGGTGGTATTGTGGCGTTTACCTTCAGGCGCCTCATAGCTGTGTCTTGGGTATTTGTCTAGGCTTCTCCTGGCATTAGGAGAAACAACCAAGTATTTTGAGAGGTTGTTCTTTCCTACTGGGTCCTAAAAGCTTTGGAGAGCAGCATCTCCTTACGATTCTGCACAAAGGAGTGATGGTTGTACCAAGCTTCCAAGAATAAACAAACCTTTCAGTACAGCACAGCCTTGGCAGCTTCTATCTCACGTATTTTGATGTGCTAACATGAGGTGTCTACAACTGAGCGGTCAGCAGCCTTTGGGTGGATGGGACTCATTTCATGGTCAAATAGGACCATGAGAGAAGAAGGAGGTTATATTAGGTCTCTGCATGACATGGAGAGATGGCAGATTGTACTGAAGTGCCAGCAAATAAGTAAACACCGAtatgtaaatattaaaaatgttttccaggcaGAGCATCTTATTAGCTAGGGTGTGAATTTTCAGTCAGGCAACCTCCAACTACTCTGTAGCCCGTCCAGTTGGGAAATGGTGGCCCAAGGTGTTGGCAAAATTGATTTgttgcctgctgctggaagcaatCGTACCATTGGCATTCCCTTCCTGCTGGTAGTAAAAGCCTTGTTACGAA
Protein-coding sequences here:
- the LOC134514426 gene encoding olfactory receptor 4S2-like, producing the protein MVSMDNKRNVTEFILHGLTQDKTVAKVCFSLFLLFYAAIVLGNLLIIITIKTSGQLNSPMYFFLGYLSFLDISYSTVTAPKLIYDLLVEKKTISFVGCIAQLFAGHFVGCTEIFLLTVMAYDRCIAICKPLRYTNIVNKHVCGWLVAASWVGGFVHSMVQTLLTIQLPFCGPNEIDHYFCDVHPLLKLACTDTYIVGVTVAANSGAISLSCFVVLVVSYAVILVSLRTRSSEGRLKALYTCTSHITVVVLFFGPCIFIYMRPSTTFAADKMVSVFYTIITPMLNPLIYTLRNREVKNAMKKLWSRKVKQSAQ
- the LOC134514197 gene encoding olfactory receptor 4S2-like; translated protein: MENASTVKEFILLGFSENQGVQKIFFVVFLFFYMIILAGNLLIVITVIRSQRLNSPMYFFLCYLSFVDICYSSVTAPKMIADFLVENKTISFVGCIAQLFGVHFFGCTEIFVLTVMAYDRYVAICRPLHYTAVMTRRVCGRMVIGSWVGGFLHSIVQTLLTTQLPFCGPNKIDHYFCDVHPLLQLACTNTYTVGIIVVANSGMITLSCFIILVVSYIVILVSLKSQTSEGRYKALSTCGSHITVVILFFGPCTFIYIRPSSNLSEDKSVAVIYTVITPMLNPLIYTLRNGEVKSAMRKLWSRKVGSENGKV